A part of Terriglobus roseus genomic DNA contains:
- the tuf gene encoding elongation factor Tu has translation MAKEKFDRSKPHVNVGTIGHIDHGKTTLTAAITKVLSKHNPKNSFRSFDTIDNAPEERERGITISTSHVEYETANRHYAHVDCPGHADYIKNMITGAAQMDGAILVVAATDGPMPQTKEHVLLARQVGVPYIVVFLNKCDAVEDPELIDLVEMEVRELLSKYEFPGDDVPVIRGSALGALNGEAQWEQKIDELMQAVDDNVPQPDRLVDLPFLMPIEDIFSISGRGTVVTGRIERGRIKVGEPAQIVGFRDTQATTVTGVEMFKKQLDEGLAGDNAGLLLRGTAKDDVERGMVLAKPGSITPHTVFKGEVYVLSKEEGGRHTPFFNGYRPQFYFRTTDVTGSAKLPEGTEMVMPGDNVALEITLHTPVAMEKGLRFAIREGGRTVGAGAISEIVK, from the coding sequence ATGGCGAAGGAAAAATTTGATCGTAGTAAACCGCACGTAAACGTAGGCACGATTGGTCACATCGATCACGGCAAGACGACGTTGACTGCGGCGATCACGAAGGTTCTGTCGAAGCACAACCCGAAGAACAGCTTCCGTTCGTTCGACACGATTGATAACGCACCGGAAGAGCGCGAGCGTGGTATCACGATCTCGACCTCTCACGTGGAGTACGAGACGGCGAACCGTCACTATGCTCACGTTGACTGCCCGGGCCACGCCGACTACATCAAGAACATGATCACGGGCGCAGCGCAGATGGACGGCGCGATCCTGGTGGTTGCAGCGACCGACGGCCCGATGCCCCAGACGAAGGAGCACGTTCTGCTCGCTCGCCAGGTTGGCGTGCCGTACATCGTTGTGTTCCTGAACAAGTGCGATGCCGTGGAAGATCCCGAACTGATCGACCTGGTCGAGATGGAAGTTCGTGAGCTGCTCAGCAAGTATGAGTTCCCTGGCGATGACGTTCCTGTGATCCGTGGCTCGGCTCTGGGCGCGCTGAACGGCGAAGCTCAGTGGGAGCAGAAGATCGACGAGCTGATGCAGGCCGTGGACGACAACGTTCCCCAGCCTGACCGTCTGGTCGACCTGCCGTTCCTGATGCCGATCGAAGACATCTTCTCGATCTCGGGCCGTGGAACTGTAGTGACGGGCCGTATCGAGCGTGGTCGCATCAAGGTTGGCGAGCCGGCACAGATCGTGGGCTTCCGCGATACGCAGGCGACGACCGTGACCGGCGTTGAAATGTTCAAGAAGCAGCTAGACGAGGGTCTTGCTGGTGACAACGCAGGTCTGTTGCTGCGTGGTACGGCGAAGGACGACGTGGAGCGCGGCATGGTTCTGGCGAAGCCGGGATCGATCACGCCGCACACCGTGTTCAAGGGCGAAGTGTACGTTCTGTCGAAGGAAGAAGGCGGTCGTCACACCCCGTTCTTCAACGGCTACCGTCCCCAGTTCTACTTCCGTACGACGGACGTAACAGGTTCGGCGAAGCTGCCGGAAGGCACCGAGATGGTGATGCCGGGCGACAACGTGGCTCTCGAGATCACGCTGCACACACCGGTTGCTATGGAAAAGGGTCTGCGCTTCGCCATCCGTGAGGGTGGACGTACCGTAGGCGCCGGTGCCATCTCCGAAATCGTCAAGTAA
- a CDS encoding PQQ-dependent sugar dehydrogenase, translating to MKKFALAILALGIAAGNLSASEPDGLTLPRGFHASVVAQDLGSIRHMAIRDNGDIYVSTRRTKTQTLGILALRLGPDHKATQIEHFSTVDQGTGIRIYKGALYASSNTAVYRFPFEGNALVPTAAPQTVVEGLAPSGHSLAFDGKGNLFVSLDAGMNICGTPGAPKGEKPVGQKPCPALEARAGVWKFDDSKLNQKFSDGEHFATGIRTMSALDWRNGDTLYGAMHGRDATHAAFPDLVSEADDNAIPDEMFRIAPSTDMGWPYTYYDGVRKQRVLAPEYGGDG from the coding sequence ATGAAAAAGTTCGCACTCGCCATTTTGGCGTTGGGTATTGCTGCCGGAAATCTTTCCGCCTCTGAGCCAGATGGCCTCACGCTTCCTCGTGGCTTTCACGCGAGCGTTGTGGCTCAGGATTTGGGTTCCATTCGCCACATGGCAATCCGCGACAACGGAGACATCTACGTCTCCACACGCCGCACCAAGACGCAGACACTCGGCATCCTTGCGCTGCGGCTAGGGCCCGATCACAAGGCAACACAGATCGAACACTTCAGCACGGTTGATCAAGGCACCGGCATCCGCATCTACAAGGGCGCGCTCTACGCCTCTTCCAACACCGCCGTCTATCGCTTCCCGTTTGAGGGCAACGCGCTTGTTCCCACAGCGGCTCCGCAGACGGTCGTTGAGGGGCTTGCTCCCTCTGGCCATTCGCTGGCGTTTGATGGCAAAGGAAACCTCTTCGTCTCCCTCGACGCCGGTATGAATATCTGCGGGACTCCCGGAGCGCCCAAGGGCGAAAAGCCTGTAGGGCAGAAGCCGTGTCCAGCCTTGGAAGCAAGAGCTGGTGTGTGGAAGTTTGATGACTCGAAACTCAACCAGAAATTCAGCGACGGTGAACACTTCGCCACAGGTATTCGCACGATGAGCGCTCTGGATTGGCGCAACGGCGACACCCTCTACGGCGCAATGCACGGTCGCGATGCGACGCATGCAGCATTCCCGGATTTGGTCAGCGAAGCGGATGACAACGCCATTCCGGACGAGATGTTTCGAATTGCTCCGTCCACGGATATGGGGTGGCCATATACCTATTACGACGGAGTACGGAAACAGCGCGTCCTCGCCCCTGAATATGGTGGCGACGGGA
- a CDS encoding D-arabinono-1,4-lactone oxidase, with protein sequence MNRRELLQTGAIVLATGGTTRWMIGQGSPMNDHAFVPRTNWAKNLHYSTNRVYAPTDAAQVPEIVKANAKLKGLGSRHCFNNIADSTAAQISMREVKGIFIDAAAKTVTVGAGIAYGELAPTLDKAGFALANLASLPHISVGGTIATATHGSGVHNKNLSSAVRALEIVKADGSIVHLSRDHDGDRFRNAVVHLGAIGVVTKVTLDIVPRYDMSQVVYQNLSFNELEHNLETIMASGYSVSLFTDWQKNRVNQVWIKDKATAQKEMPPMFYGATLQKRKMHPIDDHPADACTEQMGTIGPWYLRLPHFKMEFTPSSGEEIQTEYFVARSDGYKAIRAVEKLRDRITPHLFITELRSIAADDLPMSMAYQRDSLAIHFTWKPEPEAVLNVLPDIQKALEPFGARPHWGKVFTTDPAYLHKQYTELNHFRAFTKEMDPTGKFRNAYLDRNIFG encoded by the coding sequence ATGAATCGACGCGAACTGTTGCAGACAGGAGCCATAGTGCTTGCCACAGGTGGCACCACACGGTGGATGATTGGACAGGGGAGTCCCATGAACGATCACGCTTTCGTACCACGAACCAACTGGGCAAAGAACCTGCATTACAGCACCAACCGCGTCTATGCACCTACCGACGCCGCGCAGGTGCCGGAGATCGTCAAGGCCAACGCAAAGCTCAAAGGCCTCGGTTCGCGCCACTGTTTCAATAACATCGCCGACTCTACCGCCGCGCAGATTTCCATGCGCGAAGTGAAAGGCATCTTCATCGATGCCGCTGCCAAGACCGTCACCGTGGGTGCGGGCATCGCCTACGGAGAACTCGCCCCCACACTCGACAAGGCAGGATTCGCACTTGCGAACCTCGCCTCGCTGCCACACATTTCCGTCGGAGGCACCATCGCCACGGCGACCCACGGCTCCGGTGTGCACAATAAGAACCTCTCCTCCGCCGTCCGTGCATTGGAAATCGTCAAAGCCGACGGCAGCATCGTGCATCTCTCCCGCGACCACGACGGCGACCGGTTCCGCAACGCTGTCGTCCACCTCGGAGCCATCGGTGTCGTCACTAAGGTCACGCTCGACATCGTCCCGCGTTACGACATGTCGCAGGTCGTTTACCAGAACCTGTCATTCAATGAACTGGAGCACAATCTCGAAACCATCATGGCTTCCGGCTACTCCGTGTCGCTCTTCACGGACTGGCAGAAGAACCGCGTGAACCAGGTATGGATCAAAGACAAGGCAACGGCGCAAAAAGAGATGCCGCCCATGTTCTACGGAGCCACGCTGCAGAAGCGCAAGATGCACCCCATCGACGACCACCCCGCCGACGCCTGCACCGAACAGATGGGCACCATCGGCCCGTGGTATCTGCGCCTGCCGCATTTCAAGATGGAATTCACACCCTCAAGCGGCGAAGAGATTCAAACGGAATACTTCGTCGCTCGCAGCGATGGCTACAAAGCCATCCGCGCCGTAGAAAAACTGCGCGACCGCATCACGCCGCATCTTTTCATTACAGAACTGCGCTCGATCGCCGCAGACGACTTACCGATGAGCATGGCCTACCAGCGTGATTCGCTCGCGATCCACTTCACCTGGAAACCCGAGCCCGAAGCTGTACTGAACGTACTGCCCGACATACAAAAGGCGCTTGAGCCGTTTGGCGCACGCCCTCACTGGGGCAAGGTCTTCACCACTGACCCCGCGTATCTCCACAAGCAATACACGGAACTCAACCACTTCCGCGCTTTCACCAAAGAGATGGACCCAACCGGCAAGTTCCGCAACGCTTACCTGGATCGCAATATCTTCGGCTAG